Proteins found in one Luteitalea sp. genomic segment:
- a CDS encoding DUF664 domain-containing protein: MTRQQLLDKRDFFNLVHGITLRAIETFADNELDFRPKPGMRTPRELIFHVYGQEQALAEGARDGSFTMELANRSNPEDPSRTAAVVALATVADAVGYARTCHDTAERIFRAMSEDDVVRPVNSPFGTYPAWQYLVFAYDEHWHHRGQLYTYLRLLDKEPPMLYDYQVSVG, from the coding sequence ATGACCAGACAGCAATTGCTGGACAAACGGGACTTCTTCAACCTGGTACACGGAATCACACTTCGCGCCATCGAGACGTTTGCCGACAACGAGCTCGACTTCCGTCCCAAGCCCGGGATGCGAACGCCACGAGAACTGATTTTTCACGTCTATGGTCAGGAGCAGGCCCTGGCGGAGGGTGCGCGAGACGGCTCGTTCACAATGGAGCTGGCAAACCGATCGAATCCGGAGGACCCATCCAGGACCGCTGCCGTCGTCGCACTAGCGACGGTGGCTGACGCTGTCGGATACGCTCGCACGTGTCACGACACCGCCGAACGTATCTTCAGAGCGATGTCAGAGGACGATGTCGTGCGCCCCGTGAACTCGCCGTTCGGAACCTATCCGGCTTGGCAATATCTGGTGTTCGCGTACGACGAGCATTGGCATCATCGAGGGCAGTTGTACACGTATTTGCGATTGCTCGACAAAGAGCCACCGATGCTCTACGACTACCAGGTCTCCGTCGGATAA
- a CDS encoding DUF1566 domain-containing protein, with protein sequence MTSVQDKTRPIHVCVVSIALSTAFGSVSVSLERRSAQDQKASGTTYSSKRTADGKQWTTDNLDVNTMPSYCYEDAELNCRRYGRLYTWESARRGCQSLGDGWRLPTDDEWREIAKHYGGVSEDSDDRGKAAYKALLAGGSSGFNALLGGGRSDDGQYARLEAHGFYWTASESDPASGWFYNFGRGGQALHRQSGGEKQMAVSVRCVRE encoded by the coding sequence ATGACTAGCGTTCAGGACAAGACCAGGCCGATTCACGTTTGTGTCGTGTCAATCGCACTGAGCACTGCGTTCGGGTCTGTGAGCGTCTCCTTGGAGCGCCGTTCAGCGCAAGACCAGAAAGCGTCTGGCACGACGTATTCCTCCAAGCGGACGGCGGACGGCAAACAGTGGACGACAGATAATCTGGACGTCAACACTATGCCGTCCTATTGCTACGAAGATGCGGAACTGAATTGCCGTCGGTATGGCCGTTTGTACACGTGGGAGTCGGCGCGGCGAGGATGTCAATCATTGGGAGATGGATGGCGATTGCCGACTGACGACGAATGGCGGGAGATCGCGAAGCACTACGGTGGCGTCAGCGAGGACTCGGATGACAGGGGTAAAGCGGCGTACAAGGCGCTCTTGGCCGGAGGCAGCTCGGGATTCAATGCCTTGCTCGGCGGTGGCCGCTCCGATGATGGCCAGTATGCACGATTGGAAGCCCACGGATTCTACTGGACGGCATCAGAGAGTGATCCGGCCAGTGGATGGTTCTACAACTTTGGTCGAGGCGGGCAAGCTCTCCATCGTCAAAGCGGTGGCGAGAAGCAGATGGCAGTTTCCGTACGGTGTGTCAGGGAGTGA